A single genomic interval of Hydrogenimonas thermophila harbors:
- a CDS encoding YqhA family protein: MIRLLEKIFESTLWNGRLFVILAVIFSMFGSIILFIVASTDIWGMVVKTFEIYIQHQHPEHFHEELVGVIIGAVDLYLMAIVMLIFSFGVYELFISEIDPAKKTEGSKILEIHSLDQLKDKLAKVIVMVLIVSFFKKALYTHYSSPLEMLYFAGAILALALGLYFLHKGGDH; encoded by the coding sequence ATGATACGTTTACTAGAAAAAATATTTGAATCAACACTATGGAATGGACGGCTTTTTGTCATTCTTGCAGTTATATTTTCAATGTTTGGCTCAATCATACTTTTTATTGTAGCAAGTACAGATATATGGGGTATGGTCGTCAAAACATTTGAAATTTATATTCAACACCAACACCCTGAACATTTCCATGAAGAGTTAGTTGGAGTAATTATAGGTGCTGTTGACCTTTACCTTATGGCTATAGTTATGCTTATATTCAGTTTTGGTGTATATGAACTTTTCATATCTGAAATAGACCCTGCAAAAAAAACTGAAGGATCTAAAATTCTTGAGATCCACTCTTTAGATCAACTTAAAGATAAGCTGGCAAAAGTAATAGTTATGGTACTAATTGTCAGCTTTTTTAAAAAAGCACTCTATACACACTACAGTTCTCCTTTGGAGATGCTCTATTTTGCAGGAGCAATTCTAGCACTGGCTTTAGGCCTATATTTCTTACATAAAGGTGGTGACCATTAA
- a CDS encoding ammonium transporter, translated as MNPGDLSYIIDTLFLLFAMTLIIFMVPGFAMLEAGIVRTKNVSAVLTVNTMIYAVASMVFLLIGYQLAFGTWENDSVSKWAAFLFQMAFVGKTVNIMSGGVSERTRVIPLMIFTVAMAAVIYPLVVNWTWGANMLSGTFLDISSMHDLAGSTVIHSTGAWALFAAILVIGPRKGRYVDGKVRVIPASNIPLVTLGALVLWIGWFGFNGGSVGSIASKENADTVALTIMNTNTAGLAGAIIAAIIVYIQYKKFDITMILNGALGGLVAITAGADLFDIYTPILIGAIGGALVVFAVPLFDKFKIDDPVGALSVHLVNGIWGTIAVGIFAEGVSLGDQLKGVLVVAVFAFVVSYVTIYAINKVFEFRASDEEQMEGIDISECGIESYPEFKRAF; from the coding sequence ATGAATCCAGGAGACTTGTCGTATATCATCGATACTCTGTTTTTACTCTTTGCAATGACTTTAATCATATTTATGGTTCCAGGCTTTGCAATGTTGGAAGCAGGTATTGTAAGAACTAAAAATGTAAGTGCTGTTTTGACAGTCAATACAATGATTTATGCTGTAGCATCTATGGTATTTTTGCTTATAGGGTATCAGTTGGCATTTGGGACTTGGGAAAATGACAGCGTAAGCAAATGGGCTGCTTTTTTATTTCAAATGGCATTTGTTGGTAAAACAGTAAATATTATGAGCGGTGGTGTAAGTGAGCGTACGCGTGTTATTCCATTAATGATTTTTACAGTTGCAATGGCTGCGGTTATATACCCTTTGGTTGTCAATTGGACTTGGGGTGCAAATATGCTCAGTGGTACATTTTTAGATATCAGCTCTATGCATGATTTAGCCGGTTCAACAGTAATTCACTCAACAGGAGCTTGGGCACTTTTTGCAGCAATATTGGTTATTGGTCCAAGAAAAGGTCGATATGTAGATGGTAAAGTACGTGTAATACCTGCTTCAAATATTCCTCTTGTAACATTGGGTGCACTGGTATTGTGGATTGGATGGTTTGGTTTTAATGGCGGTTCTGTTGGCTCAATAGCTTCAAAAGAGAATGCTGATACAGTAGCTCTTACAATAATGAATACAAACACAGCTGGACTAGCAGGTGCAATTATTGCAGCAATTATTGTATATATACAGTATAAAAAATTTGATATTACAATGATTTTAAATGGTGCTCTTGGTGGTTTGGTTGCTATCACAGCAGGTGCTGATCTGTTTGATATCTATACTCCTATTTTGATTGGTGCTATTGGTGGTGCATTGGTTGTATTTGCTGTTCCGCTTTTTGATAAGTTTAAAATAGATGATCCTGTTGGTGCATTGTCTGTCCATTTGGTTAATGGAATTTGGGGAACAATAGCAGTAGGTATATTTGCTGAAGGTGTATCTTTGGGAGATCAGCTAAAAGGTGTTTTAGTTGTTGCAGTGTTTGCTTTTGTGGTATCATATGTTACTATATATGCTATAAACAAAGTTTTTGAATTCCGTGCCAGCGATGAAGAGCAGATGGAAGGTATAGATATTAGTGAGTGCGGTATAGAGTCTTATCCTGAGTTTAAACGAGCATTCTAA
- the gyrA gene encoding DNA gyrase subunit A, protein MSDLFKENEDIQEISIEESIKGSYLDYSMSVIIGRALPDARDGLKPVHRRILYAMHELGVTSRAAYKKSARIVGDVIGKYHPHGDTAVYDALVRMAQDFSMRIPLVDGQGNFGSIDGDNPAAMRYTEARMTRLAEELLRDIEKDTVDFIPNYDDTMSEPDVLPSRVPNLLLNGSNGIAVGMATNIPPHRLDELIDALLALINNPDAELDEILEHIKGPDFPTGGIIFGRKGIMDAYKTGRGRIKVRAKTHIEKKGNREVIVIDELPYQVNKSKLIENIAQLAKDKVIEGISEVRDESDREGIRVVIELKKDTMSEIILNNLFKSTQMQITFGIILLAIQNKEPKIFKLMELLKLFIQHRKTIIIRRTIFELEKAKARAHILEGLRIALDNIDEIVALIRASKDANEARSGLIERFNLSEKQAQAILDMRLQRLTGLERDKIEQEYQELMAEIERLSNILKSEELLSQIIKEELLEIKENYSTPRLTEIVDDYEDIDIEDLIPNEPMVVTITHRGYIKRVPVKQYEKQHRGGKGKTAVTTHDDDFIESFFISNTHDTLMFITDRGQLYWLKVYKIPEGSRTAKGKAVVNLIQLQPDENIMAIIPTTDFDKSKSLAFFTQNGIVKRTNLSEFKNIRSVGVRAITLDEDDELVTAKIVLPETQSLFVLTKKGMCIRFPVTDAREIGRTARGVTAIRFKIEGDHVVGATTISDEEQEILTVAEKGIGKRTAANEYRLQSRGGKGVVAMKLTAKTGDAVGVVIVDEHKDLMALTQKGKMIRVDMQSIRKAGRNTSGVKIVTLESGDKVNSIASCPKEEADEEILENPLNLEQ, encoded by the coding sequence ATGTCAGATCTGTTTAAAGAGAATGAGGATATCCAAGAAATATCTATTGAAGAGAGCATTAAGGGCAGTTATCTTGACTACTCAATGAGTGTTATCATAGGTCGTGCTCTTCCTGATGCCAGAGATGGTCTTAAACCTGTTCATAGACGTATACTTTATGCAATGCATGAATTAGGTGTTACATCTCGTGCTGCTTATAAAAAGAGTGCACGTATTGTCGGTGATGTTATCGGTAAATACCACCCACATGGCGACACAGCAGTTTATGATGCACTGGTACGAATGGCGCAAGACTTTTCTATGCGTATACCGCTTGTTGATGGACAGGGAAACTTTGGTTCAATAGATGGTGATAACCCGGCAGCAATGCGTTATACAGAAGCTCGTATGACACGATTGGCTGAAGAGTTGCTTCGTGATATAGAGAAAGATACTGTCGATTTTATTCCTAACTATGATGATACAATGAGTGAACCTGATGTCCTGCCAAGTCGTGTTCCAAATTTGCTACTGAATGGTTCAAATGGTATTGCTGTTGGTATGGCAACAAATATTCCGCCACATCGACTAGATGAGTTAATTGATGCACTTTTAGCACTTATTAATAACCCTGATGCAGAGCTTGATGAGATTCTTGAACATATTAAAGGTCCAGACTTTCCAACTGGCGGCATAATCTTTGGACGCAAAGGGATTATGGATGCATACAAAACCGGTCGTGGTAGAATCAAGGTTAGAGCAAAGACTCATATAGAAAAAAAAGGGAATCGTGAAGTAATTGTTATAGATGAACTCCCTTATCAGGTAAACAAATCAAAACTGATAGAAAATATTGCTCAATTAGCAAAAGATAAAGTTATAGAAGGCATTAGTGAAGTAAGAGATGAGAGTGACCGTGAAGGAATACGTGTTGTAATTGAGCTTAAAAAAGATACAATGAGTGAAATTATTCTAAACAATCTCTTTAAATCAACTCAAATGCAGATAACATTTGGCATTATCCTTCTTGCTATTCAAAATAAAGAACCTAAAATCTTTAAGCTGATGGAGTTACTCAAACTCTTCATTCAGCATAGAAAAACGATCATAATTAGAAGAACAATATTTGAACTTGAAAAAGCAAAAGCCCGTGCACATATTTTAGAGGGTCTTAGAATTGCTCTTGACAATATCGATGAAATTGTAGCCCTTATAAGAGCTTCTAAAGATGCAAATGAAGCTAGAAGTGGTCTTATTGAGAGATTTAACTTAAGTGAAAAACAGGCTCAAGCAATTCTTGATATGCGTTTACAACGCCTCACCGGACTTGAGCGAGACAAAATAGAGCAAGAGTATCAAGAATTAATGGCCGAGATAGAAAGACTTAGCAATATTCTCAAATCTGAAGAGCTTTTAAGCCAAATCATTAAAGAGGAACTTCTTGAGATAAAAGAAAATTACTCAACACCAAGGTTGACAGAGATTGTTGATGATTATGAAGATATTGATATAGAAGATCTAATTCCTAATGAGCCTATGGTTGTTACCATTACACATCGCGGCTATATAAAACGCGTTCCAGTAAAACAGTATGAGAAACAACATCGTGGAGGAAAAGGCAAAACTGCTGTTACTACACATGATGATGACTTTATTGAAAGCTTTTTCATTTCTAATACTCACGATACACTAATGTTCATTACAGATAGAGGACAGCTCTACTGGTTAAAAGTCTATAAAATTCCAGAAGGAAGCAGAACAGCAAAAGGTAAAGCTGTTGTAAACCTCATCCAACTGCAACCAGATGAAAACATTATGGCAATTATTCCAACAACTGACTTTGATAAAAGCAAGTCGTTGGCATTCTTTACTCAAAATGGAATAGTCAAACGAACAAATTTGAGTGAATTTAAAAATATTAGATCTGTAGGTGTTAGAGCTATTACACTAGATGAAGATGATGAACTTGTTACTGCTAAGATTGTCTTGCCTGAAACACAGTCACTTTTTGTATTAACAAAAAAAGGAATGTGTATACGATTCCCTGTAACAGATGCAAGAGAGATTGGACGAACAGCAAGAGGAGTAACTGCTATACGATTTAAAATAGAAGGTGATCATGTTGTAGGCGCTACAACAATCAGTGATGAAGAACAAGAGATTCTAACAGTAGCAGAAAAAGGAATTGGAAAACGAACAGCTGCAAATGAGTATCGACTCCAGAGTCGTGGAGGAAAAGGTGTAGTTGCAATGAAACTTACCGCTAAAACTGGTGATGCTGTAGGTGTAGTAATTGTTGATGAACATAAAGATTTAATGGCTCTTACACAAAAAGGGAAAATGATTCGTGTAGATATGCAAAGTATCCGAAAAGCTGGTAGAAATACAAGTGGAGTTAAAATAGTTACACTTGAAAGCGGAGATAAAGTCAATTCTATTGCAAGTTGTCCTAAAGAAGAAGCTGATGAGGAGATTTTAGAAAATCCTTTAAACTTGGAACAGTAA
- a CDS encoding FIST N-terminal domain-containing protein: MKTINKIYTSKSELEKFVNDNHLKEKNILLQIFTGICDFDYISTLVNDIKTIIPNVKIIGTTTSGEIIGDITTNRATVLSFTIFEKTNIETYGTKIAKNSKYTAQKLINQFENFKHPKVIISFADGLHINGEEYINRFVEYDSNIIVAGGLAADNEQFQNTIVFTENEIFLDGAVAALLFNDELEVITKASFGWVSIGETMTITSSMKNIVYEIDGRKAVDIYAKYLGSDIAKQLPKTGIEFPLLVKRSGQFIPRAVVGKNSDGSLIFAGNLNEGEKVTFGYGNIEAIVEYSDKIAKSQELYVCDSIFIYSCMARKALLRKSINLELSPLNKIAPISGFFTYGEFYTNKGLNNIGLLNQTMTILGLSENNHIKKDKTEINTCHKNISENQTLKALTHLISVTSRELDSYKNRLEERVKEATLEIKELNKELEDTQKEIVFTLGLISEGRSNETGKHIKRVAEYSKLLALYYGLNNDEAELLKQATPMHDIGKIAIPDSILNKPGKLTKDEFELMKKHAEYGYQMINKSNRALLKAAAIIAYEHHEKFDGTGYPRGLKGYEIHIYGRIVALADVFDALSTKRCYKDAWSDDKIKELIINERGKHFDPKLTDIMLEHYDEFVTIRENILDPDS; the protein is encoded by the coding sequence ATGAAAACTATTAATAAAATTTATACAAGTAAATCGGAGTTAGAAAAGTTTGTAAATGATAACCATTTAAAAGAAAAAAATATTCTTCTTCAGATTTTTACAGGTATTTGTGATTTTGATTATATTAGTACTCTTGTAAATGATATAAAAACTATTATACCAAATGTTAAGATTATTGGTACTACAACTAGTGGAGAAATTATAGGAGATATTACAACAAATCGTGCGACAGTACTATCTTTTACTATTTTTGAAAAAACTAATATAGAAACATATGGCACAAAAATAGCAAAGAATAGTAAATATACAGCACAAAAGTTAATTAATCAATTTGAAAATTTTAAACATCCAAAAGTAATAATATCTTTTGCTGATGGATTACATATAAATGGAGAAGAGTATATTAATAGATTTGTTGAATATGATAGTAATATAATAGTAGCTGGCGGATTAGCTGCAGATAATGAACAATTTCAAAATACAATAGTTTTTACTGAAAATGAAATTTTTTTAGATGGTGCTGTTGCTGCATTACTTTTTAATGATGAATTAGAAGTTATAACAAAAGCAAGCTTTGGATGGGTAAGTATTGGTGAAACAATGACAATTACCAGTTCTATGAAAAATATTGTATATGAGATAGATGGCAGAAAAGCTGTAGATATTTATGCAAAATATTTAGGTTCAGATATTGCTAAACAATTACCAAAAACAGGGATTGAATTTCCTTTACTTGTAAAAAGGTCTGGTCAATTTATACCAAGAGCTGTAGTAGGTAAAAATAGTGATGGCTCTTTAATTTTTGCAGGTAATTTAAATGAAGGAGAGAAGGTAACTTTTGGTTATGGAAATATAGAAGCCATTGTAGAATACAGTGATAAAATAGCTAAAAGTCAAGAACTATATGTATGTGATTCAATATTTATCTACTCTTGTATGGCAAGGAAAGCACTTCTTAGAAAGAGTATAAATTTAGAGTTGAGTCCTCTAAATAAAATTGCTCCAATAAGCGGTTTTTTTACATATGGGGAGTTTTATACAAATAAAGGTTTAAACAATATTGGTCTATTAAATCAAACAATGACAATTTTAGGATTAAGTGAAAACAATCATATAAAAAAAGATAAAACAGAAATAAATACTTGTCATAAAAATATAAGTGAAAATCAAACTTTAAAAGCATTAACTCATCTTATTTCTGTTACGTCAAGAGAATTAGATAGCTATAAAAACAGACTTGAAGAGAGGGTAAAAGAAGCTACGCTGGAGATAAAAGAGTTAAACAAAGAGTTGGAAGATACACAAAAAGAGATTGTATTTACATTAGGTTTAATTAGTGAAGGACGTAGTAACGAAACAGGTAAGCATATAAAAAGAGTAGCAGAATATTCAAAATTATTGGCTCTGTATTATGGTTTAAATAATGATGAAGCTGAACTTTTAAAGCAGGCAACTCCTATGCATGATATAGGAAAAATAGCTATACCTGATTCAATATTAAATAAACCAGGTAAACTTACTAAAGATGAATTTGAGCTTATGAAGAAACATGCTGAATATGGTTATCAAATGATTAATAAATCAAACAGAGCTCTTTTAAAAGCTGCTGCAATTATTGCATATGAACATCATGAGAAGTTTGATGGTACAGGTTATCCAAGAGGTCTTAAAGGTTATGAAATACATATATATGGAAGAATAGTTGCTTTGGCGGATGTTTTTGATGCTTTAAGTACTAAAAGATGTTATAAAGATGCTTGGAGTGATGATAAAATTAAAGAGTTGATCATTAATGAGAGAGGAAAACATTTTGATCCAAAACTGACAGATATTATGTTAGAACATTATGATGAATTTGTAACGATAAGAGAGAATATATTGGATCCCGACAGTTAA
- a CDS encoding aspartate-semialdehyde dehydrogenase, whose amino-acid sequence MRKFNVAVVGATGAVGEEMLRVLEEVDFPIAKLVPLASARSAGGTIEYKGEEVLVKELTESVFEEEDVEIALFSAGGSVSAKYAPFAVEAGAVVVDNTSHFRMDPDVPLVVPEVNPQDIARWREKGIIANPNCSTIQMVQALKPLHDEYGIERIDVSTYQATSGAGKSAMEELVNQMQAFFAFKLEDSPKERFPHQIALNTIPQIDVFLDNGFTKEEMKMVNETNKIMHDTIEVAATCVRVPTLRGHAESITVTCKRDVDADAAREVIAKGENIVVMDDPKNSVYPMPVLCVDKNETFVGRIRNDIYRSNVLHMFVVADNLRVGAATNAVRIAQKWVEMESE is encoded by the coding sequence ATGAGAAAATTCAATGTTGCAGTTGTGGGTGCTACTGGTGCAGTTGGAGAAGAGATGCTAAGAGTCCTTGAAGAGGTCGATTTTCCTATTGCAAAACTTGTTCCTCTAGCAAGTGCAAGAAGTGCTGGAGGTACAATAGAGTACAAAGGTGAAGAGGTATTAGTAAAAGAGCTAACTGAAAGTGTCTTCGAAGAAGAAGATGTAGAGATTGCACTTTTTAGTGCAGGTGGATCAGTATCGGCTAAATATGCACCATTTGCAGTAGAAGCTGGTGCTGTAGTAGTAGACAATACAAGCCACTTCAGAATGGATCCTGATGTTCCACTCGTAGTTCCGGAAGTAAATCCGCAAGATATAGCACGTTGGAGAGAAAAAGGGATTATTGCAAATCCAAACTGTTCAACCATTCAAATGGTTCAGGCACTTAAACCATTGCATGATGAGTATGGAATAGAACGTATAGATGTCAGTACATATCAAGCAACATCAGGTGCAGGAAAAAGTGCGATGGAAGAGCTTGTTAATCAAATGCAGGCATTCTTTGCATTTAAACTTGAAGATAGTCCAAAAGAGCGTTTTCCTCACCAAATAGCACTAAATACCATTCCTCAAATTGATGTATTTTTAGATAATGGTTTCACAAAAGAAGAGATGAAAATGGTTAATGAAACCAATAAAATCATGCACGACACAATAGAAGTAGCAGCAACCTGTGTCAGAGTACCAACTTTAAGAGGACATGCTGAAAGCATTACAGTTACTTGTAAACGTGATGTAGATGCTGATGCAGCTCGCGAAGTAATTGCAAAAGGTGAAAATATTGTAGTTATGGATGATCCAAAAAACAGTGTTTATCCTATGCCAGTTCTTTGTGTAGATAAAAATGAAACATTTGTAGGTCGCATTAGAAACGATATTTACCGTTCAAATGTTTTACACATGTTTGTAGTAGCAGACAACCTTCGAGTTGGAGCAGCTACAAATGCTGTAAGAATTGCTCAAAAATGGGTAGAAATGGAGTCTGAATGA
- a CDS encoding ammonium transporter, translating into MKKWFLSLLMLPALAFADELNSGDTAWMLVATAFVMLMTPAGLALFYGGLTRSKNVLNTMGMSLAAYAIGTLVWVVVGYSIAFGDGDIIGTGKVMLSGIGSDALSGTIPELLFVAFQGTFAAITVAIASGSMIERVKFSTFVVFSALWIIAVYAPITHWAWGGGETLNFGEIDFAGGTVVHINAGVAGFVVAMLLGRRKDYEKAAIKPFSPILVVLGAMLLWFGWFGFNAGSEVAADGTAASAFLVTNVAASLGVIGWIAGEWLVFKKPTLVGGASGAVAGLVAITPASGTAGVGGAIIIGLVGGFLGFLAVSKIKKMFKVDDSLDAFWVHGLVGIWGSIATAIFIADYAMPENYSIGSQLVSQLMAVGLTVVYSGIVTAIVYFIAAAVTGGGRVDEETETIGLDESTHGERALNL; encoded by the coding sequence ATGAAGAAGTGGTTTCTTTCTCTGTTAATGCTTCCAGCGTTAGCTTTTGCAGATGAACTTAATAGTGGTGATACAGCTTGGATGCTTGTTGCTACAGCATTTGTTATGCTTATGACACCAGCAGGACTGGCTCTTTTTTACGGTGGTTTGACACGAAGTAAAAACGTACTTAATACAATGGGTATGAGCCTTGCAGCTTATGCTATTGGTACATTGGTATGGGTTGTAGTAGGTTACTCAATCGCATTTGGTGACGGCGATATCATAGGTACTGGCAAAGTAATGCTTTCTGGAATCGGTTCAGATGCTCTTAGCGGTACAATTCCAGAACTTCTTTTTGTAGCATTTCAGGGGACATTTGCTGCAATTACTGTTGCAATTGCAAGTGGTTCAATGATTGAGCGTGTTAAGTTTTCTACATTTGTTGTCTTTTCAGCATTATGGATTATAGCAGTTTATGCTCCTATTACTCACTGGGCATGGGGTGGCGGTGAAACGCTAAACTTTGGTGAGATAGATTTTGCAGGTGGTACTGTTGTTCATATTAATGCAGGTGTTGCAGGTTTTGTTGTTGCAATGCTTCTTGGTCGACGTAAAGATTATGAAAAAGCAGCTATCAAACCTTTCTCACCAATTCTTGTAGTACTTGGTGCAATGCTTCTTTGGTTTGGATGGTTCGGTTTCAATGCAGGTAGTGAAGTTGCAGCTGATGGTACAGCAGCATCAGCATTCCTTGTGACAAATGTAGCGGCATCTTTAGGTGTTATTGGATGGATTGCAGGTGAGTGGCTAGTATTTAAAAAGCCTACATTGGTAGGTGGTGCTTCTGGTGCAGTTGCTGGTCTTGTTGCAATTACTCCGGCTTCTGGTACAGCAGGTGTTGGTGGTGCTATTATCATCGGTCTTGTAGGTGGTTTCCTTGGATTCCTAGCTGTTTCTAAAATCAAAAAAATGTTCAAAGTAGATGACTCTTTGGATGCTTTCTGGGTACACGGTCTTGTAGGTATCTGGGGATCAATCGCTACTGCGATTTTCATTGCAGACTATGCAATGCCTGAAAACTACAGCATTGGAAGTCAGCTTGTCAGTCAGTTAATGGCAGTTGGTTTGACAGTTGTGTATAGTGGTATAGTTACAGCAATTGTATATTTCATTGCTGCAGCAGTTACAGGTGGTGGACGTGTTGATGAAGAGACTGAGACAATTGGTCTTGATGAGTCTACACACGGCGAACGCGCTTTAAACCTGTAA
- a CDS encoding sigma-54-dependent transcriptional regulator, translating to MKIAIVEDDINMRKSLEIALGDYDDFEVKTFRNAKEALKKLDESYDLVISDITMPGMNGIEFVEELNGRYDVIIITGNATLGRAIESIRLGVSDFLTKPFEVETLVEAIRRSQKVQARVKKRVKKDVPTNNSMFYGTSEALEKTLNLAYKAAKSDASILLLGESGVGKELFAKTIHNNSPRKDKPFVAINMAAIPENLIESELFGFEKGAFTDAFEAKMGKFEAANGGTLFLDEIAEMPFHLQAKLLRALQEKVIYRLGSTKGVSVDVRIVAATNADIKTKMQNQEFREDLYYRIATIPIHIPPLRERKDEIIPIAQKCLEDIVEKYDFNPKAFSEEAKEKMIEYHWPGNIRELIAVVERAAILSDGDTISENDLFLDARI from the coding sequence ATGAAGATAGCCATCGTTGAAGATGATATTAATATGAGAAAATCCCTTGAAATTGCATTGGGAGATTATGACGATTTTGAAGTTAAAACTTTTCGAAATGCAAAAGAAGCACTTAAAAAACTTGATGAGAGTTATGACCTTGTAATATCCGATATAACGATGCCTGGAATGAATGGCATAGAGTTTGTTGAAGAATTAAATGGACGTTATGATGTTATTATAATTACAGGAAATGCAACATTGGGACGGGCAATAGAATCGATACGACTCGGTGTAAGCGATTTTCTGACAAAACCATTTGAAGTAGAAACTCTTGTTGAAGCTATCAGACGCAGCCAAAAAGTACAAGCTAGAGTTAAAAAAAGAGTAAAAAAAGATGTTCCAACTAACAACTCAATGTTTTATGGAACATCTGAAGCACTTGAAAAAACTCTAAATCTTGCCTACAAAGCTGCAAAAAGTGATGCTTCTATACTTTTACTTGGAGAGAGTGGCGTAGGAAAAGAGTTATTTGCAAAAACAATTCATAACAACTCACCCAGAAAAGATAAACCATTCGTTGCTATCAATATGGCTGCAATTCCCGAGAATTTGATAGAGAGTGAACTATTTGGTTTTGAAAAAGGTGCATTTACAGATGCTTTTGAAGCTAAAATGGGAAAATTTGAAGCTGCAAACGGCGGGACACTCTTTTTAGATGAGATTGCTGAAATGCCATTTCACCTTCAAGCAAAACTTCTTCGTGCACTCCAAGAAAAAGTCATATATCGCCTAGGGTCTACAAAAGGAGTTTCAGTAGATGTTCGTATTGTAGCAGCCACCAATGCAGATATTAAAACTAAAATGCAAAATCAAGAATTTAGAGAAGACCTTTACTATCGTATTGCAACTATTCCTATCCACATACCACCTCTTAGAGAAAGAAAAGATGAAATAATACCTATTGCACAAAAGTGCCTTGAAGATATAGTTGAAAAATATGACTTTAATCCAAAAGCTTTTAGTGAAGAAGCAAAAGAAAAAATGATCGAATACCATTGGCCTGGAAATATACGCGAACTCATTGCTGTAGTAGAAAGAGCGGCAATTCTTTCAGATGGAGATACCATTTCAGAAAATGATCTCTTTTTAGATGCAAGAATATAG
- a CDS encoding P-II family nitrogen regulator yields the protein MKKIEAVIKPFKLEDVKDALAEAGITGMTVAEVKGYGRQQGHSELYRGAEYVVDFLPKVKIELVVSDSNVDMVIEKITEAARTGKIGDGKIFVSSVEKAVRIRTGEEDEEAL from the coding sequence ATGAAAAAGATAGAAGCAGTTATTAAACCTTTTAAACTGGAAGATGTAAAAGATGCCCTCGCTGAAGCTGGCATTACTGGTATGACTGTAGCTGAGGTAAAAGGTTATGGTCGTCAACAAGGACACAGCGAACTATATCGTGGAGCTGAGTATGTCGTTGATTTTCTTCCAAAAGTAAAAATTGAGCTGGTTGTTAGTGATAGTAATGTTGATATGGTTATTGAAAAGATAACAGAAGCTGCTCGAACAGGAAAAATTGGTGATGGAAAGATATTTGTAAGCAGTGTTGAAAAAGCAGTCAGAATTCGTACTGGTGAAGAGGACGAAGAGGCGCTTTAA
- a CDS encoding LPP20 family lipoprotein produces the protein MKKSLILAGLAILLISGCSTKGIGNSSSGGNISSYTQNNQTLTRNNVLIFKVVGQGVAPVNTISPAQAKALAKRAAIADAYRQLAEKIAGVKIEGRDKIVNMVTKKSLVRTCVNALIKNATIIDSAAKDGLYEVEMEIKMYGKDWYPLFASN, from the coding sequence ATGAAAAAAAGTTTAATTTTAGCTGGACTGGCTATTCTACTGATAAGTGGATGCAGTACTAAAGGAATTGGAAATAGCAGTAGTGGTGGGAATATTAGCTCCTATACACAGAATAATCAAACTCTTACAAGAAATAATGTCTTAATATTCAAAGTTGTCGGACAAGGTGTTGCCCCTGTAAACACTATATCCCCTGCCCAAGCAAAAGCATTGGCTAAAAGAGCAGCTATTGCAGATGCATATAGACAATTGGCAGAAAAGATTGCAGGTGTAAAAATTGAAGGTAGAGACAAAATTGTAAATATGGTTACAAAGAAATCGTTAGTTAGAACCTGCGTAAATGCATTGATTAAAAATGCTACAATTATAGATTCTGCAGCAAAAGATGGTCTTTATGAGGTCGAAATGGAGATAAAAATGTATGGAAAAGACTGGTATCCTCTTTTTGCTTCTAATTAA
- a CDS encoding P-II family nitrogen regulator: MKKIEAVIKPFKIEEVKDALAEAGITGMTVSEVKGYGRQAGHTELYRGAEYVVDFIPKIKIEVVVNEKDLDMVVEKIVSAARTGKIGDGKIFVTDIEKVIRIRTGEEDEEAI; the protein is encoded by the coding sequence ATGAAGAAGATAGAAGCAGTTATTAAGCCTTTTAAAATAGAAGAGGTTAAAGATGCATTGGCAGAGGCTGGTATTACAGGTATGACTGTTAGTGAAGTAAAAGGTTATGGTAGACAAGCAGGTCATACTGAACTATACCGTGGTGCTGAATATGTTGTAGATTTTATTCCAAAAATTAAAATAGAAGTTGTTGTAAACGAAAAAGATCTTGATATGGTTGTAGAAAAGATTGTATCAGCAGCTAGAACTGGAAAAATTGGTGATGGTAAGATATTTGTAACAGATATAGAGAAAGTAATCCGCATACGTACTGGTGAAGAGGATGAAGAGGCTATCTAA